The following are encoded in a window of Drosophila simulans strain w501 chromosome 3L, Prin_Dsim_3.1, whole genome shotgun sequence genomic DNA:
- the LOC6739106 gene encoding membrane-associated protein Hem: MARPIFPNQQKIAEKLIILNDRGLGILTRIYNIKKACGDTKSKPGFLSEKSLESSIKFIVKRFPNIDVKGLNAIVNIKAEIIKSLSLYYHTFVDLLDFKDNVCELLTTMDACQIHLDITLNFELTKYYLDLVVTYVSLMIVLSRVEDRKAVLGLYNAAYELQNNQADTGFPRLGQMILDYEVPLKKLAEEFIPHQRLLTSALRSLTSIYALRNLPADKWREMQKLSLVGNPAILLKAVRTDTMSCEYISLEAMDRWIIFGLLLNHQMLGQYPEVNKIWLSALESSWVVALFRDEVLQIHQYIQATFDGIKGYSKRIGEVKEAYNTAVQKAALMHRERRKFLRTALKELALIMTDQPGLLGPKAIFIFIGLCLARDEILWLLRHNDNPPLLKNKGKSNEDLVDRQLPELLFHMEELRALVRKYSQVMQRYYVQYLSGFDATDLNIRMQSLQMCPEDESIIFSSLYNTAAALTVKQVEDNELFYFRPFRLDWFRLQTYMSVGKAALRIAEHAELARLLDSMVFHTRVVDNLDEILVETSDLSIFCFYNKMFDDQFHMCLEFPAQNRYIIAFPLICSHFQNCTHEMCPEERHHIRERSLSVVNIFLEEMAKEAKNIITTICDEQCTMADALLPKHCAKILSVQSARKKKDKSKSKHFDDIRKPGDESYRKTREDLTTMDKLHMALTELCFAINYCPTVNVWEFAFAPREYLCQNLEHRFSRDLVGMVMFNQETMEIAKPSELLASVRAYMNVLQTVENYVHIDITRVFNNCLLQQTQALDSHGEKTIAALYNTWYSEVLLRRVSAGNIVFSINQKAFVPISPEGWVPFNPQEFSDLNELRALAELVGPYGIKTLNETLMWHIANQVQELKSLVNTNKEVLITLRTSFDKPEVMKEQFKRLQDVDRVLQRMTIIGVIICFRNLVHEALVDVLDKRIPFLLSSVKDFQEHLPGGDQIRVASEMASAAGLLCKVDPTLATTLKSKKPEFDEGEHLTACLLMVFVAVSIPKLARNENSFYRATIDGHSNNTHCMAAAINNIFGALFTICGQSDMEDRMKEFLALASSSLLRLGQESDKEATRNRESIYLLLDEIVKQSPFLTMDLLESCFPYVLIRNAYHGVYKQEQILGLAL, translated from the exons ATGGCACGCCCAATTTTTCCCAACCAGCAGAAGATAGCTGAAAAACTAATCATATTGAATGACCGCGGCCTAGGCATTCTTACGCGGATATACAACATCAAGAAGGCATGCGGCGACACCAAGTCGAAGCCAGGCTTCCTCTCCGAGAAGTCGTTGGAGTCGAGCATCAAGTTTATCGTGAAGCGGTTCCCCAACATCGACGTCAAAGGGCTCAATGCCATTGTAAACATCAAAGCGGAGATTATAAAGTCGCTGTCCCTGTATTACCACACATTCGTGGACCTACTTGATTTCAAGGACAATGTCTGCGAACTGCTCACCACGATGGACGCCTGCCAGATTCACCTGGACATCACATTGAATTTCGAGCTAACCAAATACTATCTGGACTTGGTAGTGACCTACGTTTCCTTGATGATTGTTTTGTCTAGGGTCGAGGACCGCAAGGCAGTTCTGGGCTTGTACAATGCCGCCTACGAGCTGCAAAACAATCAGGCGGACACGGGCTTCCCCCGGTTGGGGCAGATGATTCTGGACTACGAGGTCCCCTTAAAAAAGTTGGCCGAGGAATTCATTCCCCATCAGCGCCTGCTAACCAGTGCGTTGCGGTCGCTGACCTCCATCTATGCACTGCGAAACCTGCCAGCAGACAAGTGGAGGGAAATGCAAAAGTTGAGTCTGGTAGGCAATCCGGCCATTCTTCTCAAGGCCGTCCGCACTGACACCATGTCCTGCGAGTACATATCCCTGGAGGCAATGGACCGCTGGATAATCTTTGGCTTGCTTCTGAACCATCAAATGCTCGGACAGTACCCGGAAGTCAACAAAATCTGGCTCTCCGCCCTGGAGTCAAGCTGGGTTGTGGCCTTGTTCCGCGACGAGGTCCTGCAAATTCACCAATACATTCAGGCTACTTTCGACGGAATTAAAGGCTACAGCAAGCGGATCGGAGAAGTAAAGGAAGCATACAACACGGCTGTTCAAAAAGCTGCTTTAATGCATCGGGAGCGGCGCAAGTTTCTGCGAACAGCCTTGAAGGAGCTAGCTCTTATTATGACCGACCAACCAGGCCTCCTGGGACCTAAGGCAATCTTCATTTTCATCGGTCTTTGTCTTGCGCGCGATGAGATCCTATGGCTCCTCAGGCATAATGACAACCCACCTCTTCTCAAAAATAAAG gAAAGAGCAATGAAGATCTTGTAGACCGACAGCTGCCGGAGCTCTTATTCCACATGGAGGAACTCCGCGCTCTGGTGCGTAAATACAGCCAGGTAATGCAGCGATATTACGTGCAATACTTGTCCGGATTCGATGCCACGGATCTTAACATTAGAATGCAAAGTCTCCAAATGTGCCCGGAAGATGAAAGCATAATCTTCAGTTCGCTCTACAACACGGCCGCAGCCCTGACAGTTAAGCAGGTGGAAGACAACGAACTCTTCTATTTTCGACCATTCCGCCTGGACTGGTTCCGTCTCCAAACGTACATGAGTGTGGGAAAGGCTGCACTTAGGATCGCAGAGCATGCAGAGCTGGCCCGTCTTCTGGATTCAATGGTTTTCCACACTAGGGTGGTAGATAACTTGGACGAAATACTAGTAGAAACCTCGGATCTTAGTATCTTCTGTTTCTATAACAAAATGTTTGACGACCAATTCCACATGTGCTTGGAGTTTCCCGCGCAGAACCGCTACATCATAGCCTTTCCCTTGATCTGCAGCCACTTCCAAAATTGTACTCACGAAATGTGTCCGGAAGAGCGACACCATATACGTGAGAGGTCTCTGAGCGtggtaaatatatttcttgaGGAAATGGCCAAGGAGGCTAAAAACATTATAACCACAATTTGCGATGAGCAGTGCACCATGGCAGACGCTCTATTGCCAAAGCACTGTGCTAAGATTCTTTCCGTACAATCTGCTCGCAAGAAGAAGGACAAATCGAAGTCTAAGCATTTTGACGACATACGAAAGCCCGGAGACGAGTCGTACCGAAAGACACGAGAGGATCTGACGACGATGGACAAGCTGCACATGGCCCTGACGGAGCTCTGTTTTGCTATCAATTATTGCCCCACGGTCAACGTTTGGGAGTTTGCTTTTGCTCCTCGCGAGTATCTCTGTCAGAACCTGGAACACCGCTTTTCCCGGGATCTTGTTGGCATGGTGATGTTCAACCAGGAGACAATGGAGATAGCCAAGCCCTCGGAGCTGCTGGCCAGCGTTCGAGCCTACATGAACGTCCTGCAGACAGTAGAGAACTACGTGCACATTGACATAACACGAGTCTTCAACAACTGCCTGTTGCAGCAAACACAGGCTTTGGACTCTCATGGCGAGAAAACCATTGCCGCTTTGTACAACACCTGGTACAGTGAGGTTCTGCTAAGGCGTGTCTCCGCTGGCAACATTGTGTTCTCCATTAACCAAAAGGCTTTTGTGCCCATTTCGCCCGAAGGCTGGGTACCATTTAACCCGCAGGAATTCTCTGATCTCAACGAGCTGCGAGCACTTGCAGAACTTGTGGGACCTTACGGTATCAAAACATTGAACGAAACACTTATGTGGCACATAGCAAACCAGGTGCAAGAGTTGAAGTCGCTGGTGAACACCAACAAGGAAGTGCTCATTACACTGCGCACCAGTTTTGACAAACCTGAAGTGATGAAGGAGCAATTTAAGCGTTTACAGGACGTGGACCGCGTGCTGCAACGCATGACGATTATTGGGGTTATTATTTGTTTCCGCAACCTGGTGCATGAGGCCCTCGTTGATGTGCTGGACAAGCGCATACCCTTCCTGCTTAGCTCAGTGAAGGACTTTCAGGAACATTTGCCCGGAGGCGACCAGATTCGGGTTGCTTCCGAGATGGCCTCAGCAGCGGGGCTGCTGTGCAAGGTAGACCCCACACTAGCAACTACACTTAAATCAAAAAAGCCAGAGTTCGACGAGGGTGAGCACCTCACCGCCTGTCTATTGATGGTCTTTGTGGCAGTGTCTATACCAAAACTGGCCCGTAACGAAAATTCCTTCTACAGAGCCACAATTGATGGCCACTCAAATAACACGCACTGCATGGCGGCGGCCATTAATAACATCTTCGGGGCCCTGTTTACCATCTGCGGGCAAAGTGACATGGAGGACCGCATGAAGGAGTTCCTTGCTCTGGCCAGTTCTTCCCTACTGCGCTTGGGCCAGGAGTCCGACAAGGAGGCGACAAGGAACCGAGAGTCCATCTATTTGCTGCTCGACGAAATCGTCAAGCAATCGCCCTTCCTCACAATGGATCTGCTTGAGTCCTGCTTTCCCTACGTGCTCATACGCAACGCGTACCATGGCGTATACAAGCAGGAACAGATCCTAGGGCTGGCACTCTAA
- the LOC6739107 gene encoding isoleucine--tRNA ligase, cytoplasmic encodes MGKKLERNDVCRVPENINFPAEEENVLQKWRDENIFEKCSQLSKGKPKYTFYDGPPFATGLPHYGHILAGTIKDIVTRYAYQQGYHVDRRFGWDCHGLPVEFEIDKLLNIKGPEDVAKMGIAAYNAECRKIVMRYADEWENVVTRVGRWIDFKNDYKTLYPWYMESIWWIFKQLFDKGLVYQGVKVMPYSTACTTSLSNFEANQNYKEVVDPCVVVALEAVSLPNTFFLVWTTTPWTLPSNFACCVHPTMTYVKVRDVKSDRLFVLAESRLSYVYKSETEYEVKEKFVGKTLKDLHYKPLFPYFAKRGAEVKAYRVLVDEYVTEDSGTGIVHNAPYFGEDDYRVCLAAGLITKSSEVLCPVDEAGRFTNEASDFEGQYVKDADKQIIAALKARGNLVSSGQVKHSYPFCWRSDTPLIYKAVPSWFVRVEHMSKNLLDCSSQTYWVPDFVKEKRFGNWLKEARDWAISRNRYWGTPIPIWRSPSGDETVVIGSIKQLAELSGVQVEDLHRESIDHIEIPSAVPGNPPLRRIAPVFDCWFESGSMPFAQQHFPFENEKDFMNNFPADFIAEGIDQTRGWFYTLLVISTALFNKAPFKNLIASGLVLAADGQKMSKRKKNYPDPMEVVHKYGADALRLYLINSPVVRAESLRFKEEGVRDIIKDVFLPWYNAYRFLLQNIVRYEKEDLAGNGQYTYDRERHLKNMDKASVIDVWILSFKESLLEFFATEMKMYRLYTVVPRLTKFIDQLTNWYVRLNRRRIKGELGADQCIQSLDTLYDVLYTMVKMMAPFTPYLTEYIFQRLVLFQPAGTLEHADSVHYQMMPVSQKKFIRNDIERSVALMQSVVELGRVMRDRRTLPVKYPVSEIIVIHKDSQVLEAIKSLQDFILSELNVRKLTLSSDKEKYGVTLRAEPDHKALGQRLKGNFKAVMAAIKALKDDEIQKQVSQGYFDILDQRIELDEVRIIYCTSEQVGGNFEAHSDNEVLVLLDMTPNEELLEEGLAREVINRVQKLKKKAQLIPTDPVLIFHELTADNKAKKEILEAQAQLTKVLSNYASMIKTAIKSEFAPYSSEQASKKRLIASELVDLKGVPLKLTICSTEELQLPNLPWLNISLAEDLVPRFGNSSKASLFLQHNVSKEIISLPTLRSELEHLFGLYGVNFNIYVVDHQKQTSELKSIDENLSGKLLVLARSQDAPKLSAGYELSPAPYSKFINQPSGNSIFTENPLGRALC; translated from the exons ATGGGAAAAAAACTAGAGCGGAACGACGTGTGTCGCGTGCCGGAGAACATCAATTTCCCGGCCGAGGAGGAGAACGTACTGCAAAAGTGGCGAGACGAAAATATCTTCGAAAAGTGCAGCCAGCTGTCGAAGGGAAAGCCCAA ATACACGTTCTACGATGGACCGCCCTTTGCAACCGGGCTGCCCCACTACGGACACATCCTTGCTGGCACCATCAAGGACATCGTCACACGGTACGCATACCAGCAGGGATACCATGTGGACCGTCGCTTCGGCTGGGATTGCCACGGACTGCCCGTGGAGTTCGAGATTGACAAGCTGCTGAACATCAAGGGTCCCGAGGATGTGGCCAAGATGGGAATCGCCGCCTACAATGCAGAGTGCCGGAAGATTGTCATGCGTTACGCAGATGAGTGGGAGAATGTGGTGACGCGCGTGGGTCGCTGGATCGACTTTAAGAACGATTACAAGACGTTGTACCCATGGTACATGGAGTCCATTTGGTGGATCTTCAAGCAGCTGTTCGACAAGGGTCTGGTCTACCAGGGCGTTAAGGTGATGCCCTATTCCACCGCCTGCACAACGTCCCTTTCGAACTTCGAGGCCAACCAAAACTACAAGGAGGTTGTGGACCCTTGCGTAGTCGTTGCACTGGAGGCCGTTTCGCTGCCCAATACCTTTTTCCTAGTGTGGACCACCACGCCGTGGACACTGCCCTCTAACTTCGCATGCTGTGTTCATCCGACGATGACCTACGTAAAAGTGCGCGACGTGAAGAGCGACCGACTTTTTGTTCTCGCAGAGTCTCGTCTCTCTTATGTGTATAAATCGGAGACGGAGTACGAAGTGAAGGAAAAGTTTGTTGGCAAAACCCTTAAGGACCTTCACTACAAGCCGCTTTTCCCCTACTTTGCAAAGCGCGGAGCTGAGGTAAAAGCTTATCGTGTCCTGGTCGACGAGTACGTGACTGAGGATTCCGGTACGGGTATTGTGCACAATGCTCCCTACTTCGGAGAAGACGATTATCGTGTGTGCCTGGCTGCGGGCCTCATCACAAAGTCCAGTGAGGTCCTGTGCCCAGTGGACGAGGCAGGACGGTTTACTAACGAGGCCAGCGATTTCGAGGGCCAATACGTCAAGGATGCCGATAAGCAAATAATTGCCGCGCTGAAGGCACGAGGAAACTTGGTTTCCAGTGGCCAGGTGAAGCATAGCTACCCATTCTGCTGGCGGTCAGACACGCCTCTTATCTATAAGGCGGTTCCTTCCTGGTTTGTGCGCGTCGAGCACATGTCTAAAAACCTGCTTGATTGCAGTTCCCAAACGTACTGGGTGCCGGACTTCGTCAAGGAGAAACGTTTTGGAAACTGGCTGAAAGAGGCCAGAGATTGGGCT ATCTCCCGCAATCGCTACTGGGGCACACCGATTCCTATCTGGAGGTCGCCTAGCGGGGATGAGACCGTCGTTATCGGCAGTATCAAGCAGTTGGCCGAGCTGTCCGGCGTTCAGGTCGAGGATCTGCATAGAGAAAGTATCGACCACATTGAAATACCATCGGCAGTTCCTGGAAATCCACCGCTGCGTCGCATAGCTCCTGTTTTTGACTGTTGGTTTGAATCAGGTTCAATGCCGTTCGCACAACAGCATTTCCCTTTTGAAAACGAAAAGGACTTTATGAACAATTTTCCGGCTGACTTTATAGCTGAGGGCATCGATCAGACCCGCGGCTGGTTCTACACACTCCTTGTGATTTCGACGGCGCTGTTTAATAAGGCACCATTTAAAAACCTCATTGCAAGTGGGCTGGTCTTAGCTGCTGATGGTCAGAAAATGTCGAAGCGCAAGAAGAACTATCCCGATCCAATGGAGGTGGTCCATAAGTATGGAGCGGATGCTCTCCGTTTGTACCTTATCAATTCGCCCGTCGTTAGGGCCGAGAGTCTGCGTTTTAAGGAAGAAGGTGTGCGCGACATAATCAAAGATGTGTTCCTACCGTGGTACAATGCATACCGATTCTTACTACAAAACATCGTTCGATATGAGAAGGAGGATTTGGCAGGAAATGGGCAATATACTTATGATCGTGAACGCCACTTAAAGAATATGGATAAGGCCTCCGTAATAGATGTGTGGATTTTGTCTTTTAAGGAATCCTTACTCGAGTTCTTCGCCACTGAGATGAAAATGTATCGCCTGTACACTGTCGTACCCCGACTGACAAAGTTCATCGATCAACTTACCAATTG GTATGTTCGACTCAATCGACGTCGCATCAAGGGTGAATTGGGAGCTGATCAGTGCATTCAATCACTTGACACGCTTTACGATGTTCTATACACAATGGTTAAAATGATGGCTCCTTTCACGCCCTACCTTACGGAGTACATATTCCAGCGCCTGGTATTGTTCCAGCCAGCAGGAACCCTAGAACATGCTGACTCAGTTCACTACCAGATGATGCCGGTCAGTCAGAAAAAATTTATTCGAAACGACATTGAGCGCTCGGTGGCTTTGATGCAATCAGTCGTCGAGCTGGGTCGTGTTATGCGGGATCGAAGAACCTTGCCTGTTAAGTATCCCGTTTCGGAGATCATAGTAATTCACAAGGACTCGCAAGTCCTGGAGGCAATCAAGAGCTTGCAGGACTTCATTCTTAGCGAACTCAATGTTCGAAAACTTACGCTGAGCTCTGATAAGGAGAAATATGGTGTAACACTGAGAGCAGAGCCTGACCACAag GCGCTAGGACAGCGGCTTAAGGGCAATTTCAAAGCGGTTATGGCTGCTATCAAGGCTCTCAAGGATGATGAAATTCAGAAGCAAGTTTCGCAAGGCTACTTTGACATTCTGGATCAAAGAATTGAACTTGATGAAGTTCGCATCATTTACTGCACATCTGAGCAGGTTGGAGGAAACTTTGAGGCTCACAGCGATAATGAGGTATTGGTACTGTTGGACATGACGCCCAACGAAGAATTACTTGAAGAGGGTTTGGCTCGTGAGgtcataaatagagtgcagaAACTGAAAAAGAAGGCTCAACTTATACCGACCGATCCCGTTCTTATCTTCCATGAGCTAACTGCCGATAACAAAGCTAAGAAGGAGATCCTGGAGGCTCAGGCTCAGCTAACCAAAGTTTTGTCCAACTATGCCAGCATGATCAAAACGGCCATTAAGTCGGAGTTTGCCCCCTATTCATCTGAGCAGGCGTCCAAGAAGCGCTTAATAGCTAGTGAGCTTGTCGATCTTAAAGGAGTTCCCTTAAAGTTGACTATTTGTTCGACCGAGGAATTACAGCTTCCTAATTTGCCTTGGTTAAATATATCCTTGGCAGAAGATCTGGTGCCACGATTTGGAAATAGCAGCAAAGCATCTCTATTTCTGCAGCACAACGTTAGCAAGGAAATTATTTCACTGCCCACACTTCGCTCCGAGTTGGAACATTTGTTTGGATTGTATGGAGTCAACTTTAATATCTACGTTGTTGATCACCAAAAACAGACTTCTGAACTAAAGTCTATCGATGAAAACCTGAGCGGAAAATTGCTTGTTTTAGCTCGAAGCCAAGATGCACCGAAACTATCAGCAGGCTATGAACTATCCCCCGCTCCATACTCCAAATTCATCAACCAGCCTTCAGGAAATTCTATCTTCACGGAGAATCCCTTGGGACGCGCCTTATGTTAA